One Thermoplasmata archaeon DNA segment encodes these proteins:
- a CDS encoding sulfite exporter TauE/SafE family protein translates to AAVLAPILPERVLSILFGVLLLVSLIPIFAKFGQELPRNVTNDRLANALHLNSRYYDKHLGREVAYNVTGVPAALGIMAFAGIISGVLGIGAGVVKVLAHEIAMKVPTKVSTATSNFMIGVTAAAGAGVLLAAGYVNPLVAAPVAIGTAAGAYLGSRILPDLANRTVRLVFLPVLVLLAIEVILRGLGLP, encoded by the coding sequence CGCCGCCGTGCTGGCGCCGATCCTTCCCGAACGTGTCCTGTCAATCCTCTTCGGGGTGCTGCTTTTGGTGTCTTTGATCCCGATCTTCGCCAAGTTCGGCCAGGAGTTGCCGCGGAACGTCACGAACGACCGGCTGGCCAACGCGCTGCACCTGAACAGCCGTTATTACGACAAGCACCTGGGCCGCGAAGTGGCGTACAACGTCACCGGCGTCCCCGCTGCCCTGGGGATCATGGCTTTCGCGGGGATTATTTCGGGTGTGCTGGGCATTGGCGCGGGGGTGGTGAAAGTGCTGGCGCACGAGATCGCCATGAAAGTCCCCACCAAGGTCTCCACGGCGACGAGCAACTTCATGATCGGCGTGACCGCGGCGGCCGGTGCGGGCGTCCTGCTCGCCGCGGGGTACGTGAACCCGCTGGTCGCCGCGCCGGTCGCGATCGGCACGGCCGCCGGCGCGTACCTCGGCAGCCGGATCCTCCCGGACCTCGCGAACCGCACGGTCCGGCTCGTCTTCCTCCCGGTCCTGGTCCTGCTCGCGATCGAGGTCATCCTGCGCGGGCTGGGGCTGCCATGA
- a CDS encoding DUF1634 domain-containing protein — MSAASAAPGPLPEAAYRRMTIVLRVGLGVALAILGGGLVAYLGTHPDATSAQALASNPILGYLGLSGLAAGLAAGSLEAYLTLGLLALLVTPILRVVTGIYFFRAHGERAMSAITLAVLALLLLALLVVGPLIR, encoded by the coding sequence ATGAGCGCTGCGAGCGCGGCGCCGGGCCCGCTGCCGGAGGCCGCCTACCGCCGAATGACGATCGTGCTTCGCGTGGGGCTGGGCGTCGCGCTCGCGATCCTCGGAGGGGGCCTCGTCGCGTACCTCGGGACCCACCCGGACGCGACGTCGGCGCAGGCGCTCGCGTCGAACCCGATCCTCGGCTACCTGGGTCTCTCCGGCCTCGCCGCGGGACTGGCCGCCGGCTCCCTCGAGGCATATCTCACCCTCGGGCTCCTCGCGCTGCTGGTCACGCCGATCCTGCGGGTCGTCACCGGCATCTACTTCTTCCGGGCGCACGGCGAGCGGGCGATGAGCGCCATCACCCTCGCGGTGCTCGCGCTCCTCCTCCTCGCGCTGC